The nucleotide sequence GCAAGCTCTTCTTATAATCCTGCTCCCTGGCTTGCTTTTTCTTTCTCTTGTAGTTCAATGATCACATGATGATGAGCGGAGGATCTGCGGACGTCTTTGCCACATGCTCCCCGTTCGGACCTACCATCCAAAGCATCGGCAGTGACATGATCCAGAGATCCTCATACAATTCCTATGATTTCGAAGCCACACATGCCGGCGATGGATCGACTAGCCAGTGGGCATCCGCCAAACTGTCAGTGAAGATGAGGATCATGAGAAAGGCGCCAACGAATGATCACCAAGGAGGGACAGCGAGAAAGCCAAGGAGAAGGGCACAAGCACACCAAGGTGATGAGAGCCAGCAGCTGCAGCATCCCATGGGTGTTATCAGAGTGTGCTCAGACTGCAACACCTCCAATACCCCCTTGTGGAGGAGTGGTCCTTGTGGCCCCAAGGTGAAATATATTGCTAACTAGGCAAACTTCATGATCTATACCTGCACTGCACAATCTATGTACTTGCTTCATATCAACATGTACATATAACACACAGTAGTACAGATTGCTACACACTTATTTATTTAACTGTAACTTTTCATGCGTCTATGGTTCATGCAGTCTCTTTGCAACGCATGCGGCATACGCCAAAGGAAGGCTCGCCGCGCCATGGCTGCAGCGGCGGCCACTGccgccaccaacgatggggtggcgTCTGCTTCCAGTGGCGGTGTGGCGGTGGGGGCCGTGCAGGCAAGC is from Triticum aestivum cultivar Chinese Spring unplaced genomic scaffold, IWGSC CS RefSeq v2.1 scaffold309913, whole genome shotgun sequence and encodes:
- the LOC123179520 gene encoding protein CYTOKININ-RESPONSIVE GATA TRANSCRIPTION FACTOR 1-like, with translation MMMSGGSADVFATCSPFGPTIQSIGSDMIQRSSYNSYDFEATHAGDGSTSQWASAKLSVKMRIMRKAPTNDHQGGTARKPRRRAQAHQGDESQQLQHPMGVIRVCSDCNTSNTPLWRSGPCGPKSLCNACGIRQRKARRAMAAAAATAATNDGVASASSGGVAVGAVQASDASQAVKATKKEKRA